The Vanrija pseudolonga chromosome 1, complete sequence genomic sequence CGCGCGAGGGTTCTGGGCGAACGAGGAGATGGGTGACCTCATTCTTGACTCGATTGTCTGTGTCGTCGACAGCAAGAACTTTGGGAAGGTGAGCTTGATGGAAGCCCCCCTTGCACCCAGCTGACGTCCAGCAACTCGCCGAGGACCGACCAGACAACGAGCCCAACGAGGCGGAGAAGCAGGTTGCCTGTGCGGATGTCATCCTGCTCAATAAGACCGACCTCGTCACGCCAGCAACACTGAAAGAGGTCGCCGACTCGGTGGCGGACATCAATCCCACGCTGAGGGTATTCGAGACTGTCAAGTCGCGTATgccgctcgactcgctcttCAACCTGAAGGCGTATACGTCCGGAGCGGCAGCTGCCTTGCCAGAGACCGAGTCGTGCTGCGCCAACGGGgagcacgaccacgaccacgcgcACGGGCACCGCAGCGCCATCTCGACCGTGTCGATCCCACTGCCAGTTCTCTCAGCATCACAATGGGACAAGCTGAATGGCTTTCTTGAAGCGCTGCTctgggacggcgaggagcgcccGCCAGGCCTGCAAGACCCGCTGCCCGACGTCCTGCGCACAAAGGGCTACGcgcggctcgaggacggctccgagcgcgtcgtgcagGGCGTCGCGGACATGTTCGAGGTGACTACGCCGCGCGGAGGAAAGCGAAGTGGTGATCCCGAGCCGTCGCCCAAGATGGTGTTCATCGGGCGTAATGTCGACGAGCGGTTGGGGTATGCGCTGCGGAGTCATGTCGGTATCTAGGCGTCAGCAACATTGCACGGAACGCGCTGCCTGGACTGTATCAGCATAGCAAGCATAGAATGCAGATTGTGTATACGCACGCCGTGGCCTTGGTGCCGACTTGCCCGCCATGCCCGCTCTGGGCTAGTCAATCGGATAACCGCGTGGCGAGGACCTGTCCGGTGAGTCATGTGTTTAAGAGGAGGACTGTGTGATCCGCGTCGGTGTTATCGCATCCACTGCTCCTCTCCACGTACACTACACTGCGGCATTGACTAGACACTGACCGACCTGGACTGATGCTCGTcccaaccccaccaccaccactgcccaCCTATCGGCCCGGAGACTCCGACTGCCCCACCAAAACCCAAGTATTCATGCCAGCCTTAACAGACACCACATATACCGAGTGCAAGATACGACGCATACGGGGAGATAGATACAACGAGGCGACACGGCACgactcgcgccgcgcagtcGCGCGCTACTTATTCGGCagtggcgagctcgtcgttggTGGCGGAGCAGTCGCTGGGGCAGGGTGTCAGCAGCATACCCGGAAGCCGAATCTCttggctggcgccgccgccccagccagTCGTGaaccctccccctccccctcccccacaaACCCGCCCGACCCACACTCACCGCGCAATGTGGCCCGTCTCGTTACACTTGTAGCACTTTttcgccgagtcgtcgcgcggcgcgaggcagtcgcgcgcgaggtggttCTCGCCGTTGCAGCGGTAGCACTTTACTGGCGTGCCGTCTGGGttggcggctgcgcgcgggcgcggggggaacgcgcctcctcgtccaccggcgccaaagccgcccACGCGCGCCTGGGGACACATGCGCGCAATGTGGCCTGGCCTGCCGCAGTGGTAGCATTTGGGCGCGTTGTTGCCGCCAAACCCTCCGGGCCCACCGAAGCCGTTagccgcgccgtgcccgaaCGACGCGCGCATAGACGGACAGTCGGCCTTGACGtgcccgaccccgccgcacGCGTAGCACTGCTTGCCGTCCGTCGTGCGCGGGTGCGGACAGTTGGTCGACTCGtgccccgcctcgcggcAGTTGTAGCACAGCCGCGCGGGCGACTGGCAGTTCTCGGCAATGTGCCCGACTGCGATGGGGGTTAGGTGGTGTGCGTGGCCGACGACGTACGGTTGCCACACCTGTGGGGGTTAGTATTGCGAGGTATGAGTAGCTGGTCTTGCGACGGAAGCTGGAGTGCCTCCCGAAGCCGACATGACTCACTTGAAGCAACCCTGCCTCGACCCCGGGATggatgccgccgcgctgcatGCGGTTAGTGTCGCCATCTCGGTAGCCCAAGGCCAACACGTACAACATGATGCAATATGCCTATCTGCAGTAGTAATGGCGGTGATCAGCGCCGTCTGGCCGTGTGCGCAtcgcggcgcccgccgactGCGGATAactgcgccgcgacgcgcgccgtcgactcgtcgctcgtcggtTGCTCGCTCACGCGAGCaacgcgcgcctcgcgcctcgcctcgcaccTCCACTCACACTTCCCAGAGAGATCTGCCTGTGCCTCCGCTCTGCCTCCTCGAGACCTCGCGCCCGTGTCGATTAAAAGaaggggtgggtgggtgagtgatCACAGCGTTGATGGCAGACTGGCATCTCTtggcccccgcccgcccgcctcgcctgcTTACAGCCAGCCGGCCGGAAAAGCGCCGCCGGCTTGCTTGTGGCTGGCGCGTATTCGGGAGTGTGATGGCGGGTGAATCTGGCTGGTCGCTCTGCGTGACGGGTGAGTCGAGATAGACGGTGGGGGGAGGCATGATAGCATTGATGCCGCGGCCGGCGACAGCCGACGAGGAATCTGACGTGTAACCAATGCCAAGGCTTCGGGCCTGGCAACACAATCTGGCTGTAGCTGGCTGTAGTTgcctgcctctgcctctATGCAGCAGCCACCCAGCTCCCAGCTCCCAGCTGGGTCCGTCCCCAGAAACCCGAACCCCAATTCCAGTTCCCTCCCCTCGTCATTACCGGGTCGGGTCGTGAGCCTTCCGACATTACGACCGGCCACTTGTTTCAGACGGGGGTAGGTAGgtgggcgacgtcgacgtcgccactTGCAAAAGACACTGCTGCTTGCATGAATGAATCGCTTAGCCTGCTGCGAGAGCGTCGTATCTCGCCGCTAGGATCCAAGTACTCCTGATTGATCGCCAGCGCCAGTGTCGCGtccctcttcctccccccCTCTCCGGTTCCGATGGTACGTCCGAAAACAAACTCTGCTACTCCCTCTGTGATCTCACCGACCCACGCTCATCGACACTTGCCCGAGCCAGAagttgttgctgctgctgcctgttGCTGCCCTGTTTCTCCTCACTCCACGTCTCAGGGATACCAAAATGCTGTGTGAGCGCTCTCTCTCCTCACGACGCGCCACATCCAcgacccccccaccccactgcGCCAAGCGTCATCGCTAGGGGTAGCTCGGGTCTGTAACACGTCACGCTGGCCCACGGTTcgcacacccacacacat encodes the following:
- the Cbwd1 gene encoding COBW domain-containing protein 1 gives rise to the protein MSEDDDVPQLLDVDELQDGSDGGDAYDRPKVPMTLLTGYLGAGKSTLLDYILTADHGYRIAVCMNDFGDTTDIEAKSLTFNNPDDPNATTDTMLTLPNGCLCCSFKDMGIQAIEDMVAAQKDKIDWVMVELTGLADPAPIARGFWANEEMGDLILDSIVCVVDSKNFGKQLAEDRPDNEPNEAEKQVACADVILLNKTDLVTPATLKEVADSVADINPTLRVFETVKSRMPLDSLFNLKAYTSGAAAALPETESCCANGEHDHDHAHGHRSAISTVSIPLPVLSASQWDKLNGFLEALLWDGEERPPGLQDPLPDVLRTKGYARLEDGSERVVQGVADMFEVTTPRGGKRSGDPEPSPKMVFIGRNVDERLGYALRSHVGI
- the GIS2 gene encoding Zinc finger protein GIS2, with the translated sequence MFAAASIPGSRQGCFKCGNLGHIAENCQSPARLCYNCREAGHESTNCPHPRTTDGKQCYACGGVGHVKADCPSMRASFGHGAANGFGGPGGFGGNNAPKCYHCGRPGHIARMCPQARVGGFGAGGRGGAFPPRPRAAANPDGTPVKCYRCNGENHLARDCLAPRDDSAKKCYKCNETGHIAR